In the genome of Raphanus sativus cultivar WK10039 chromosome 9, ASM80110v3, whole genome shotgun sequence, the window CTGATTTGGAATAGgcatatcaattttttttttttttaacacacaaCTGTATTAAATTCTAACCAGATTTAGTCAAGGCCATAATGGCTAGTTCAGCAGACAAAATCAGTTTTGCTAACCCATCTGCTATCTTGTTTCTTGTCACGTGATATTCAGGAAAATGAGATGAACTTTAAGAAAAGGCAAAAGAGCTGATATCAGCACTTATGTTACAACTctacaacagaaaaaaaaatcagagtttaaagatttgataattcGAGCAAAATCTGATTAATAAAGGATCCTTGAAAATTGAGATCTCTGCACTTCAGAATagctttatataatatattaaaatattaattcatttttttttagtttaaaaattatcttaTGGTAATGCTTTCTTTTACCAAACATCATATTTGTCTCCTAGCTAATTGTTATGATATAAACAAACCAATAATACTTCATCTAGGTGTTTCTTGTAAAAAACAACCATACTAGTTTAGCTTATAATTCACCTTTTTCAcctaaaactaattattatgaTATTAAGTAGTAACAAACCAATAATACATCAATACTTCATCTAGGTGTTTCTTGTAAAAAACAACCATACTAGTTTAGCTTATAATTCACCTTTTGTGTCACCTAAAACAAACTTGAGTTAGAGCCACTCAAAAAGCAAAGTGTAGAACTTTTCAAAGAGTTGaccataaaaaaaatctaatatgtTAGAATACGAAAAATCATTCTTGATAAGTAAACAAGACTTGGTTTTCTTTCTCATTAGGGCACCTCCATTGCACAACTCTTAACAGAGTTTGTTAGCAATGGGGTCCCACCAATCCCCCATTTTCTTTAAAACTCCCACTCTCTCACCTCTTAAACCTCTTGTTTAAGAGGTAACTCTTACACTGTTTCGCGGGTCCCACGCACACGTGGTGACCCGCGATTGgtcagtctttttttttttttttttttttttaaaaaaatcgattaatattaaaaaaaaaaaaaaaaagttatgaacCCCAAAATTGGGGGTTCAGGGATGGAGATGGTCTTAGGGTCCTCACACTAACCGCGTTAATCTTCCCCCTCTTACAAAAATAAACCATTCCACAAAAGACCCAACCAAACACACTCATCGCCATGAGAAGTCTTCTTCAATGGCATTTAACTATTACTTTCTAtctctcctccttcttcttgtctcctcttcctcctccttacTCTGCTTCTCCTTGACCACTGTCTCCATCTCCCACACCTCTGATCAAACCCTCGTATGTGCTCTCACCAACACCTCTCATCTTCACTGCACCAGCCTCCAAATCAATCCTATTCGTTTCTCTTTAACCGGCACGCTCCGGAACCGTAGATTCTCCGGAGTTGTGTCCGGAAACGGGTTCGTCTGCGGTTTGAGATCCCCCTTAGGTTCCAACACTTCTACAGTCATTTGCTGGAGATTCTCAGGTAACGGAGCTAACATGTCGTACAAGAGAATCTACAAAGGTCCGGAGCTCAAGGAGTTAGAAGCTAGCACTTCTCGTATCTGCGGAGTTGAGAAAGTCACGAGCCTCACACGTTGCTGGCAACCTGTCTCTCCTCCTCCACGGTCGGGTAACTACGACTCCATCGCCCTCGGAGATGACTTTCTCTGTGGTTTATCCAAGCCACCTGGAAACATCATCTGTGAAGGTAACATAACCAACGTGCCTAGCGAGGACAGCTTCATAGCCATCGCGGCTGGCTCAAGACGAGCGTGTGCCATCACAGCAGACAACGATGTGAAGTGTTGGGGAGAGAGGTCTACTACTACTACCTCTCCGCCAAGTGAAAAATTCTCAGCACTTGCACTCGGGGAGAACCGTAGCTGCGGTGTTAGATCGGTTAACGGAACGGTGACGTGTTGGGGaagtaacaacaacaacaacggtTTCAGTTTACCTCAGAGACTCGAGAATATTAGTTTCGCATCTATTTACGCGAAAGGGTCAATCTTTTGCGGTGTGGCCAAAGCAAACTACACTCTGTTTTGCTGGGGAGATGATGAGAATGTTTTCGCTCCGTTCCGAGACCAACCTCTACTTCCAGGACCGTGTAGAAAAGAATGTCCTTACGGTCCGTTACCAGGATCAGTTTCGTTATGCGGTAATGAATTGATGGTTTGTGATTCTATGAACATAGTTCTCGTTCCGGATACGCCACGGGGGCAAGGGCAACAACAAGACTCTAAGGACAAGACTTGGAGTGGTAAAAACATCGCGTTTCTTGTCGTCGGATGCGTTGGGACGTGTTCTTTGCTCCTCGTTGTCGGATTCTTGGTCTATAAAAGCCAATGTCGATGCCGTGTTCATGACTCCGGACGTCTTGATGATAATAGGATTATTGTGGACATAAACGAACCTAAGCTCGAGAAGAGGCTGAGCAGTTTAGCTAGTTTAGGCAACCACGGCCAGCTCGTTGAGTTCTCTATCGAGGAGCTGGCTAAAGCCACGGACGGATTCTCCGCTCAGTTCCAGCTCGGGATAGGAAGTTTCGGGATCGTTTACAAAGCTGTTCTGTCTGATGGACGTCACGTCGCTATAAAACGAGCCGAACTAACTAACCCCGCCTCCTCCGGGATAACGAGGATCCGAAACCGACGAGAGGACAATGACTCCGCGTTCGTCAACGAGCTAGAGTCCATGTCGAGGCTTAACCACAAGAACCTCGTTAGACTTTTAGGTTTCTACGACGACGCGGAAGAGAGGGTGTTGGTTTACGAGTACATGGCCAACGGGTCTCTCGCGGACCACCTTCATAACCCTAGGCTCGAACCCCTGACGTGGGAGAAACGCTTGACGATAGCTCTCGACGCAGCGCGTGGGATACAGTACCTCCACGACTTCGCCGTGCCTCCTGTGATCCACCGCGACATAAAGTCTTCCAACATACTGCTCGACGCCACGTGGACGGCTAAGGTGTCGGACTTCGGTCTCTCTCAGATGGGTCCCACCGAGGAGGAAGACGTGTCGCATCTCTCGCTGCGAGCCGCTGGTACGCTCGGGTATATAGACCCGGAGTACTACAGGCTCCAGCAGCTCACGACCAAGAGCGATGTCTACAGCTTCGGCGTCGTGCTGCTTGAGTTGCTGTCGGGACACAAGGCGATACACATGAACGAGGAGGAGAACCCTAGGAACGTGGTGGATTTCGTGGTGCCTTATATTCTGCAGGACGAGGTTCATAGAGCACTTGACCGGAGGATACCGCCGCCCACACCGTACGAGATAGAGTCGGTGGCGCATGTCGGGTACTTGGCGGTGGAGTGCTTGGTGCCTTGTGGCCGGGAAAGACCGTCAATGGCGGAGGTAGTTAGTAACCTAGAGAAGGCTTTGGCTGCTTGTTTAGCAGCTCCAGAGACCGAACCTCTTTCACGTTCCGCTAGTAATTAGACACGTGtcactttatatttttttgtttatattattttcaattctATTGGTCGTCCTTGGTACGGAAATGTTGATAATACTTTTCAAAGAAGAAACCGTGGCACAAGCAGTTTGTTTGATGTGAAAGCTCAAAAAGCAAAAGCCAATAAGAAACGCTGCTGCATGTTTCAAGCATTTACATGAGATTCCAAGTCAGTCGTTTTGGAGACTAAAAAGTAGTATAAAAAGCTTATAAACTTGTTTTAGATTCCTCGGAGAAGTCAAAAGTCAAAATCATCAAATTCTAATTAATCATGTGAATATAAGTGGAGATTATATCACACATTGTCAAGTTGAATCTAGACGCCAGCGTTCAAAAAGATGACTCTATTGATACCAAAAAGACTCAAAGAACTTTTCAAAGATCCAAAAATGACTTTAAAACTAATAGAAATCAATCAAGTAAACAAGAGAACCACAAAAGGTTATTTTCAGTAAATCTACAAGAGTACAAAGAAGGTCACAGACATACATCACTTTACTGGAAACAAACAGATTCTTTATTGGTGATACAAGTGGTATCAATCGAATTCGATAAATGCTGCGAGAAAGGGATATTTACCGCTGGTTAGGTCCGTGACAAGAATGATTCAACTTGAAAGTGAAGTTCGAGCAGCGTTCCCTCTGTTGAAGCATTTCGGAAATGGTCAAACACTTCTTCAGACACGCACCAAGAATGATTCAACTTGAAAGTGAACTTGGAGAGGTGTTCCTCTGTTGAAGCATTTGGGATAGAGCAGTATCAATTTGAGTAAACACTTCCTCCTTTGAACGGTTTCCCTTTATCTGgattatataaaacaatcaaaGAACCATTTTCCTTATTGATGCAGAGAGAAATAAGACCGAAATGAGAAGGGTGTGGAATGAGATCTGATACCTTAATAGTTATATCGTCGTACATGGAAAGCACATCGCTCACATTTTGGTTATGAGTCTTCAACCGCAGCTTTGCCTACAgcaaatggaaaaaaaaaagatatcagaGACAGAAATGGACTAAGATAGaaagatatataaaagaagtatAGACTTGCCTTCTCTTCGGTATCATCAAAACGTTGGGTGAGTCTAGCAGCGATCTCTTCCGTCTCCGGAGGAGAATACTTCAAGTGATAGATCTTTCCCGTGACAGGATCCAATCTACGTCCCACAACTCTTTCAATCAGAATATCTTCAGGAACCTGTCCCAAAAAAGCAGAGCAGGCGTAAATCAAAACGATCCCATCTACCAAGTTAGCCATAAGATGAGAGATCAGAAAAAAAGTGCTTACTTCGAGGACAATGAAGAGATCAGGCTGGAATCCAAACCCCTTGAGAGCAGTTGCCTGGGACGAGCTTCTAGGATAACCATCTAAAAGCCATCCGTTCTTCTCAGAATCCGTCTGCGACAAACGGTCTTTCACCATCATTACAACGATTTCATCAGGTACCAACTGTCCTTTCTCCATATATTCTTTAGCCAGCTTCCCATTTTCACTACCAGAAGCGATTTCAGCTCTCAGCAAGTCTCCCGCAGAGATATGCACC includes:
- the LOC108823941 gene encoding adenylate kinase 2, chloroplastic — its product is MVCCVNYISPPRASLSPPPSRSSFSFSGDAGHSLLREPTLLLRRATRSPSIIAPRFQVVAAAEKAEQPPLKIMISGAPASGKGTQCELITQKYGLVHISAGDLLRAEIASGSENGKLAKEYMEKGQLVPDEIVVMMVKDRLSQTDSEKNGWLLDGYPRSSSQATALKGFGFQPDLFIVLEVPEDILIERVVGRRLDPVTGKIYHLKYSPPETEEIAARLTQRFDDTEEKAKLRLKTHNQNVSDVLSMYDDITIKIKGNRSKEEVFTQIDTALSQMLQQRNTSPSSLSS
- the LOC108827280 gene encoding serine/threonine-protein kinase-like protein CCR4, yielding MAFNYYFLSLLLLLVSSSSSLLCFSLTTVSISHTSDQTLVCALTNTSHLHCTSLQINPIRFSLTGTLRNRRFSGVVSGNGFVCGLRSPLGSNTSTVICWRFSGNGANMSYKRIYKGPELKELEASTSRICGVEKVTSLTRCWQPVSPPPRSGNYDSIALGDDFLCGLSKPPGNIICEGNITNVPSEDSFIAIAAGSRRACAITADNDVKCWGERSTTTTSPPSEKFSALALGENRSCGVRSVNGTVTCWGSNNNNNGFSLPQRLENISFASIYAKGSIFCGVAKANYTLFCWGDDENVFAPFRDQPLLPGPCRKECPYGPLPGSVSLCGNELMVCDSMNIVLVPDTPRGQGQQQDSKDKTWSGKNIAFLVVGCVGTCSLLLVVGFLVYKSQCRCRVHDSGRLDDNRIIVDINEPKLEKRLSSLASLGNHGQLVEFSIEELAKATDGFSAQFQLGIGSFGIVYKAVLSDGRHVAIKRAELTNPASSGITRIRNRREDNDSAFVNELESMSRLNHKNLVRLLGFYDDAEERVLVYEYMANGSLADHLHNPRLEPLTWEKRLTIALDAARGIQYLHDFAVPPVIHRDIKSSNILLDATWTAKVSDFGLSQMGPTEEEDVSHLSLRAAGTLGYIDPEYYRLQQLTTKSDVYSFGVVLLELLSGHKAIHMNEEENPRNVVDFVVPYILQDEVHRALDRRIPPPTPYEIESVAHVGYLAVECLVPCGRERPSMAEVVSNLEKALAACLAAPETEPLSRSASN